One stretch of Bactrocera tryoni isolate S06 unplaced genomic scaffold, CSIRO_BtryS06_freeze2 scaffold_7, whole genome shotgun sequence DNA includes these proteins:
- the LOC120781620 gene encoding respirasome Complex Assembly Factor 1-like — translation KDQDEFLDVIYWARQILGILLGIVWGIVPLKGFLGLVLFGGISCGIVYIYSINFQGIDEEAYGGAWELVKEGFMTSFAGFLVTWIIFYTGLHYDTIMAEKELS, via the exons aaggaccag GATGAATTCTTAGACGTTATCTACTGGGCGAGACAGATTTTAGGCATTCTTTTAGGCATAGTATGGGGCATTGTGCCATTAAAGGGCTTCCTGGGATTAGTACT ATTCGGTGGTATCAGTTGTGGCATTGTGTACATTTATTCCATAAATTTCCAAGGTATTGATGAGGAGGCTTACGGAGGCGCTTGGGAGCTGGTTAAAGAGGGTTTTATGACGTCATTTGCGGGTTTTCTTGTGACGTGGATAATTTTCTATACTGGACTGCATTATGATACTATAATGGCTGAGAAGGAGCTGTCATAA